The DNA region ATGACATGTTGGAGTAGGTCCCACCCATGGTGGGCCAATTGTTTCATGCCATGAAGTGGTGCATGTGTACACCATGTGTGGCAAgggacttatgtatatatatatggacattaGAGGGCCATGcaagacttagtcatcttttatgacttgAGGAAatatctagaaaattgaagaaaagtggaaaaaaaaaaaacaagaggcatgaccggccatgtgaccaaataaatatatatatatatatatatatatatatatatatatatatatatatatatatatatatatatatatatgggatgatgaaGATAAGACACAAGCCATCatttaacttcaagaaaattcaagaaaaatgaagaaagagagaagagagagccACGGCTATGGagtggccgaacatggccctccattttggttatgaaaaatttcttccttctagcttttctactaagttgaaggtcctcgttaacgtggaataattgttaaagcaagaaaaacactcctcCTTACCAAACATATCCTAGCCGAGAATGGAGAAGGCAAAGGTGGATGGAAGAAGGTGAGCTTTGagcttctttacatgttttataggtgtttatgcatgttgtgatatgtaaaaatgaatgaagttcataaaattatggagtatattgtgtagccgtgtataggtagcatggtatagaaatgaagaactaatttatttagcatgttgggtgTTGCAATgtgttgaaatagatgaaactcatgaaacctTGCATGTTGGGGGTGTAGCCGTGAGTATGGGTGGTTggtgtaggaagaatgaattaaGTTGATTTAGTGtccttggctattgttgttgagaattttATAGTgagaatgaatgtttgatgacttatgttgaagttgtagtgttgcgggatgttttggagaattaatatgatgttaatatagtttcttgaatttatggaaatatcgttgaagacgtatggaattgttgatatagttataaatttgaaagtagaaagtGTGTTATGAATGGAATCTGTATGAATGTtgtgaatggcatatagatcccacgattctgctcgtgcacatttttttgttattcccttcgccgagtcccgggccggttactatcgtgcgcacaatgcgaagtatgatgagcttccgaagtataatgagcgactattattatggtgttatgatgtgtcgtacgccgagccccttttcggGGTACCGtgattatatgatatgatgtgtggaGATGCgggagatctgaaaacttccgaagtatgatgagttgtggcgcccaaggcaggaggggcgaccacgttccgtccacCGGGtccattacggaccgcatagggtatgatatgataatctgatgatctgatgacatgttgacttgataatgtgacgatctgataatataataagtctgttctgatgacatgataatctgatgatacgataatacGGTGATTCTGTGATAATCTGATAATCTAATGGttctgtttaatgtgatgatataaTAATGTAaggattctgtttaccgagtccctcactggagggccgggacacgttataagttatatatatatacattctggAATATGATTAGTTGGTTTCAgaaccggtggtggggcaaacccagtggcgaggcaaaattccgcactggtttaggcgaatcccacattggtttaggcgaatcccacatcggttaatgtcagctactatgatatgctctgttttatatatacatgagacagaaatgtttttcaaaagaaagctaagtgttttgagcattctgattattatacctGTCTTCTGTACcccttatgcactatttgtattatagaggcatgtacttcggtattctgactattatgtacattttctgtactcctcattttggttatgatctcgtttcctgTATTCCGtgatttacatactcagtacatattccgtactgaccccctttcttcgggggctgcgtttcatgccgcacagGTACTCCTAGGTGAGCGGAAggtattagcagaagatgttccagcgggattggcgagctccactttctccggagtgcagccgagtcaatatgtatatatatgtgttatggtatctgattatgttagagacttttgcgagacggtgtcatgtgtatagtatgtcgtccgtaagcggctccataagccgttgCAGTGTGTcttacatgatattacagattttgtacggttgcaagttttgtttgatttggaaaagatgtaaagtatgttcgtttttcgaaaatttgCATTGTGCATTTATGATCTGTTAAGGGCCCATTATGCCTACGAATATTATGATaatcagagggttcgctcggccctaagtaagggtcgggtgcccatcacaccctatcggattaagggtgtgacaaattggtatcagagcagttcgtcctagggggttgtctgcaaagtcgtgtccggtagagtcctgtttatggtgtgaagccggccacatttataaacaggaggctacggggcatctaggatggttactcttctttcgcctcttagatcgtgctatagagccaagtcataggaaataagattctggatactaacctttgatttcgacAGAAAAATGGCGTTGACAGACGGAAGCGACTAGCGGTATTGAAAGTTaccaagcacgcaggtaagtaaaggtatgaaagttATATGTCAAGTATGGTATTGACGTgcgattgaaatgtgaagttgaacattgaaaaggaaagtaagcgagaaagtgtaacacgtgtagtcgtgatgagcatatgaggtaagtctaatattttcagccttttatgaatattgagagcccgtgtggctatgatacgatatgatatgacatgatatgtatatatgatgatggccccgcAGGCCTTTGTTGGTATCTCACGCGCGTGcagttttgggatagtaagaaatacagaggaaactaccgaaattttttttcggaaataatacgagaatgagatataagtttggaagGTATTTCGAAAAAGTCATGTTAATAGTAGCGATGAAAGTTAACTAAGCTGTAAAgtacggctgccctctaggaataagttagcTGTGGAATGAGTAgtgacataggaaataaaacgtcggtggaaatatggtagtaagaaatttggaaggacttatgctactaggcgatgatttagaaaggattggcaggtttggataaagtgacatGACTAAGATAAGGGTaggaaggaaaaagaattgtgacaaataggaacgtattgataagacagccggtgagatgtgttgtgagggcATTTCGGGAATATGTTAAAGATcccgacttactcaatattatgtgctgaaggtcgtgcggtgaggtggatgcaATCATACGGGCgctaaagcatcgtatttcctcaaagtttcaaagttaagcgtgctggagtgagggaaatttcaggatgggtgacccccctgggaagtattttgaaaattttatgaaatttagacATAAGGAGTAAAGGAGAAGTTGGAGTAACCTAAGGGGAATTAGAGTATGCAGGGTgaccagaaaccttaagaggacgcgtagaacgggccggatcaggtcggtgaagaaaaggagttaacggaaagaggaAATAAAAGGAAGCGGGACAACGGTATAGTAATAGGTTAAGACGTGTGTAACGGGGGACACGAGtgctataagtgacgggacagtgaaaggccaagttatagaaagatgaggaacaaggcagaatgaatgctagaaaatgactgggatgatacggataacatgtgaacgaacagaataagttttggaaatgagaaaaggactatgtaagagtagtgtgttttgaacgacacagaggtagcataagatttctcgtgtgcAGAAAAAGAGACAGGCATGAATGAATAATGGTACaagcatacccctaaaggggggaagcgggtgagagaaacgCGAGAGTGAGATAagaacagttgatacggtagtgtgtttggtatagACGCCTGGGCTACCAATGAGGCCCCCCTCACTGAAGTGAGTTAGTAAGGTCAGGAAAaccgacaataagtggataaaagtccGGATAATATTTAAGGTAGTGTGAAAAGTTTGCACAGACTTTGAATAAtacgacgccagaaaatggacgtgtatgaagaaaaagagtatgacaagagaatggtattggataacttaagagatagtatgaaggagggcaatagctatgaaaagggagctcccccgaggtgcttatatGCCCCCGTAAGGCTAGTCAAACATTCGGTAGACCCTCGACACAAGGACTTGGCTTTTATAATAAAGTGATGTTATTATAGAGAGCTCTCATTATACATATTAGACGAAGAAAACACATCGACTATGTGAGTGAACCAGAAAGCAAGAGTAGGGATCTtcgtagctcagttggttggctacctgaactttcacttTGTTAGTGACGGTTTAAATCCTCATTTTGTAATTTCCTTCCCCTatcccctaaaaaaaaaaaaaggacaagaaAGCAAGATTGAGGGCAAAATTAACATGAAACGCAAAAAGTTAAAGATAAATTGAAGTTTTCAAAACCACAGGGACCAAGTTGACAGTATACAAGATTGAGGGGACCATGTTAAGCATTTTACTCTCTTATAACATCTCATGTCCCGACCATCCTCTGGTTTGTTGTAGATAACGTGCTCATTTTCCAGCTTTCTGTCTGAGAGAGAAACATGGCTATATCTACCCTTATTCCCACCCCACCTCAATCCAATGGTAATTCCACTTTCTTATACTCCCATGTCTGTTAATTTTGTTGAAACgtaatttcttcttttcttttagagATTACCTCTACTTACTCTCGTTATTTTCTTGATACTCTTTCTTCCTCTGCTTTTAGGATACCCAACCGCTTTGTTACACTCACATAGCAATGGGGCTCCATGCATCTATGTAAGTTCACTAGCTCTTCCACTCTGTGTGTTTTTTTGGGCATAGCTGTATTGCGTGCATGTGCCATCTAGCAGTTAATCTATTCACAAAGTTCAGCAATTAGGCAAGTATAGCAACTCATGCTTGGCAGAGGCAAAATTCTATACTGAAAttacatttcaacaaaaaccCAGTGCAATCCCAGGCGTCTCAATGGATTAGGAGGCCTAAAGCGAAATCTTAGTTTGAGGCCTTAAAgttatatatttgatttttttttttttttttttttgccttataGATGCTAAgattataattattaattagttataaTCAACTTCTTAGAATATTTTGAGTAGAGTATTATTTTCTAATTATACAATTTATTCTGGAACTTGTCATTCTAAATTGTGTCTAAAACATCAATATGGAGCTAATTAGCTCAAAGCAGGTACAGGATCCGTTTTAAAGTTAAAATCTAATAAATTTTGAGAAGTGACTATGAGTAATGAAACATGAAATAGTTTTAAGGGACTTCCTGATGTTTATACCAAACTATAGTAATTTACCATAGTTAAGTCATCAATTAAAGTCAAATTTGATTCTAATAAATTATAGAATGTAAAGACATGTTCGCATGTTCATTAATTTGGTGTAAAACTGAAATGCGAGTAAGCTTTTACAATGCTGATGAATAATGATTATTGACAAAGTTGACAATAAATAGTTGATCTAAAATGGGTACTTgtcattaataataaatattcaTTTAAATTTCTATTGAATATTTACAATAAAATCTCAAATGCATATAATATACGGGGCCTCATATATTTTGGGGCCTCAGTGGCCTAGGGGTTGACCCTgcccacaagtggggtttggggagggtagtgtGTAAGCTGATCTTACCACTACCTTTGCGAAGCTAGAGTcatagagaggctgtttccgactGAAATTACATGTATTAATCCAAAAACCATTTTCGTTACAGAAAACTATCCAAAGGAAATTTTGCTCCAATCCAAGTGAATCTTTTTCAGTGCCAGTATAAACTGAGAAGCAGAAAGCCAATTTCTTCCAGCAAGGCATTGAAGATATCTCGTGATCTACTTGTCGAAATATAAACATTTTAACAACATAGCTGAgaatcttttaattttaatctaAAATGGAATAGAGCACGGTAGTGGTAAACTTAttcttttttgataaaaataatgttgtgatTTGTTTCTGCATATAGTAGTTGTAAGTTTGACATTCCATAGTCTATATTAGAAGATCTTATGATAGATTTGAGGTCCTTAGGCTTTATCGGCTATTTATGGCCCGTTTTGGCCATGCAATTTGGGCTTCAAAGTTGaagttttaatttgaaatttctgTTTGTTTATGACATTtgaacaaaacttcaacttcaatatggaattttgatttcaaatcacaAGTTCACCTAAAAGGTAAAATTTCAATTCCAAgtcttgacccataagtttatattttgcaaatcaGGTTATCAGCCCTCTGTCCTCCACCTTGTGCATTTCGTTTTAGTGCCTTCAGTAGGTATGCTTTATCCGTTTACCATAAGAAATGATGactatttcattccatttcttCTCATGAtttgaattcataatttgtagtTAAAAGGCATATCAGAAAacaatttatttcattatagccATACAGTCACCTAGTCGGTTGAACTTTTGAGAGATTAGATTGATTTCAAGCATGTGATGTGTGGAATTGCAACATATTACCATTGCCAGGACTTTTAGGAAAACAAAACTATGTTGGCGATAGAGGTTTAAAATACTAGTCTATGACTCTATGTGAATAAATAGTAATTAAGTGTGGCAATGGCCTGAAAACTGGATTGCTCTATCAAGTACCGGTGTTGGTTGATTACTGAAATGCGATACATACTCACTTTATCCAACCTGGTTGTCTTAGTTACATCTTTTCCAGTGTCATTAACTTTATGCATTTTGATTTGGGCTGTTGATTTAGTACATCTCTTTCAGTGTCAATTTAGTTTAAGCATTTTGACTTGTCTCTATGCACATCTTATTCTTTGCTGCACAGATTCAAGTTTTAATTTTAGTTGTATCAATCTTTTTCCTGGTAATATTCAGCTACCACAAATGCAATGCTTCAGAAGCTGTCTCATGGTTACTCTAGAAACTCTGTGaatacaaattatttatttGGAGACTCCATACATAACTTCAAATTTCTTGTTGTATCACTCGGTTGAGCAACTGATGGCAGTATGCTTGCAACTAGAGAGAGGGAATTTTTCTGTGGAAAACATTGTTTTTGGCTCAGAGTTAGAACATAACAAACTTCTTGTAATTATATCCAACTTGAATTTCCTGTCTATTCGTTTAGTTAATCCTGCATGTTATTGTTCAGAATTCTTGTCCTTTTCTGTAGGGAAGGCAACGGGGCTGTGCGGGGCAGGGCgggttaaaataaaaaaggtttaATCTTGTGCGGGTGCGGGTTTAGAGCTTAAAATATAACTTCAGGCTATCGgtatttttcttcaaacttcgtTCTTCCTCTCTCGGCCCTCTATCTCTTAATCTTCTCATGAGTGAAACTTTTTATTACTTATTCTCTAATACTTAGCTTTAGAGTTGTGTTATTCAAAATTTCAACTACTTTCTGCCCTCACAAATAGCACAATGTATTAGTAATATAATACatttatttgtgaaaatatCTTTTGTagaattcatatatcatatagctACAGTTATTTATGTGCTTAAATTTGTGATGTTAATTTATGGTGTGAGAAAAGGATATTGGCTTAATGCTCTCAAAGGTACAGCTAATGGCATATAATCACGTGGTTCAAATTTTAATATCAAAATTTTGGAAGCTCCTAATACAGTGAGATGACAGCAATTTTAAGCAATcaaaagtttgatttttaacaGAATTTATATGTAATATACAGACAGTAAAGCAACTACTACATGTATCTTATGCACTAGCTTTTTTTCGTTAACAGTTTTATCCCATATAAAATGCATCTTTTCAAactcaaaagaaaattttagcgGAGGCAAACTCATTATATTTTGAAACTTGAATGTAATTTTCGcagaaatgaaaggaaaatttaGCTATGTGGGGcagggggggtgggggtggatgTGGGGCGGGTGGATGCTGGTAAATATGCTATGGGGGGCGGGGTGAAATTTTGCGGGTTGAGACGAAACCCGCCCTGCACCTGCAGCGTTGCCATCTCTACTTTTCTGTTGGCTTCTGTTTGTAAAGTTTAGTTTTTCTGCAAATTGAAAGCTCTGACATGTAATTATGAGACAGTATCATAGCTAGAAAATCGTTTGCAACTGTCTCTTTAGCAGAATTTGACATTGTTGCACCCCAGTAGTCTAACTTACGTAGTAAGAACTTCCCACCTGGAAGACAGGTTAATATCTAAATTGAATTAACTTTCTGCATGTATATTTGCATGTTAATGTTCAGAATTCCTGTCCTTTCACCTTGGCTGCTATTTGTAAACTTCAATTTCTTCCAAATTGATAGCTCTATCATGGAATTATGAAACAGTATTATTTCTAGAAGATCATCAGCAAGTGTCATTTTGGCAGAATATTTCATTTGTGAAGAATTTCCCACCTGGGAGACAGGTTTTAGTCTAAAGTGAGGCAAGACTTGATCACATGTAATTTCTGTTGTAGGCATTATTGCTCTCAAAtagaataagaagaaaagagTGATATATTTCTATTCAGAACATTGCCAATTATCTTAGGTCTTATATTGTTTCTGTTATTGCCATTATTTTTAAGTTGGTGAACTTCTGACCTTCATCTCTTGCAGGGAAACTTCCTAATACCCATGAGAAGAAGAAATCTCCAAAGGATGAGAGATACAAAATTCAGAGCATGTTCTTATCTGGATAGCTCTATGGAAGTGGTTCAGTCAAATGGAAACATTCCAACTAGTCCTCTCAGTTCGGAAGAGGTTGTTAAAGCCTTCACAAGCAGTGCAATTGATACGTCACACGCTTCATCGCCACTGATGCAAAGACTGGTGTTGTTAGATTTAGACCCCGCCACGGCAAAACTGGCAATCAGCTTTCTCAGCCCCTTCCTGTCTGCATTTGCGTTTCTGTTCATTTTGAGAATAGTAATGTCCTGGTATCCTAAGCTTCCAGTTGGAAAGTTCCCTTATGTCATAGCTTATGCACCCACAGAGCCCTTTCTTTTCGCAACACGAAAAGTGATTCCTCCGCTAGCTGGAGTTGACGTGACACCTGTCGTTTGGTTTGGATTAGTCAGTTTCCTTAATGAGATTTTACTAGGCCCTCAAGGGCTGCTTGTCCTCCTATCTCAGAAACAGGTTTAGCTCCTGCTGCATTTTGCAAAAGTTCTTTTCGCCTTTAGAATTTCCCGTCACCAGTTCTTTATTGGAAAAAAGGAGGAACATGGAGAAATGCTTTTGTCTTTTAGTTGCTCAATTGCACATACAATCTGTATCTATTAGTTGACTGTTCTGTCATGCTGTAAAGTCCAGATGAAAATTACTAGGATCCTCATTTTGTATAGTGGGGGTCGATGCAACTAATTAAAGATTGCGGTTCATCCATACAATTCTTTACATTCTTCTTTGCACATAGAACTTACTCTTGTAAAAGATCCCTTGTCCCTGTGAATGCTCTTGTATCATGTATGTGTGTGAATATGATATGTGTTATGGTGGATCGAAAAGTATGAGATCTtcctagaattttttttgaagggtATAGTTTGATGGTAGTTTTCAATTGTTACAAGAGGAAGAAACCCCCTCCACCCCCCGCCCAAAAAGATTCCCTTGGTCACAATCTGCAAAGGGAACACAATGAAGTAATTCATCTCCCATGAACTTGTTTTGTCCCTTGTATTTCGACCTTTTTGAGTAACAATTAAGTGTTCTACTTTGCTATTTTCATCTTTAATCAGAAATACAGCTTCGAGGCGAAAAGTATCCGACATTATATTTACACTTACGAAGTAACAGTTGTACAAACTAGGTTATGATGCTTCGTGGTCATTTGTGTTTGGCTTGTACTACAACTTTGAGTTCACTTCCTCATCTCTCTAATAATGCTGGAGTTCTCAACAATACGAAACTATGGTCACACATTACTTACTAGACGAAGCAAATATACAATCATCTAAACATCAAGAGAGGTGCAAGAAGCTATCTTTAATGACATCAAGAACTCAATACTTGCACACTAGAGATGAATACACAATGTGTCTCCTCTTGATTGCAGGGGGAGGAAAATCGTGGGCAGCTCAACCTCCAAACTGCTCAAGCTAGGGTGTGCATAATTTGGTATATACTGATTATTGAAGCGAAACTGAAAATTTCAATATTTGGTATTTCAATATTAGGTATGATTGACACAATGGCCAAGGTTAGTTACCGCACGCTGGCAGATATATACCTTCACAAAATATGAGTTATGCTAGAGGCTAGAGTTAGGTACCCCACATTAATAGGTGATATTGTCTGCTTCAGGCACTTCTCATCCATGACCCCAGTTGCACGCATGTAGTTAGGGCCaatattcttgaatttttttttaacatatagcgtttagattaaaaaaagaaaaagaaaaaagagagagggtATCAAATTATAACTCAGATATCATATTTAGTTTCAACTCTCAGAACCCTATTAAATATGTGAATTGCCTGCATTATTTTATTGCTCTTCATTATACTTATTTAGCTCAG from Lycium ferocissimum isolate CSIRO_LF1 chromosome 2, AGI_CSIRO_Lferr_CH_V1, whole genome shotgun sequence includes:
- the LOC132033463 gene encoding protein COFACTOR ASSEMBLY OF COMPLEX C SUBUNIT B CCB3, chloroplastic, with amino-acid sequence MAISTLIPTPPQSNGYPTALLHSHSNGAPCIYGNFLIPMRRRNLQRMRDTKFRACSYLDSSMEVVQSNGNIPTSPLSSEEVVKAFTSSAIDTSHASSPLMQRLVLLDLDPATAKLAISFLSPFLSAFAFLFILRIVMSWYPKLPVGKFPYVIAYAPTEPFLFATRKVIPPLAGVDVTPVVWFGLVSFLNEILLGPQGLLVLLSQKQV